Proteins encoded together in one Nitrospirota bacterium window:
- a CDS encoding universal stress protein yields the protein MRIVIGVGSARATFPAVKQIDWLYRLDEVVLAHGAKMEAMQEYGRLRDAALQSGREHLEECRALLSADIPSIRTLCHVQDPSSFVLDTAVTVNADVIVMGTRDLSRLAEAFIGSVSHRVLVHSTV from the coding sequence ATGCGTATTGTCATTGGCGTGGGGTCGGCGAGAGCAACCTTTCCCGCGGTGAAACAAATCGATTGGCTCTATCGATTGGACGAGGTTGTACTTGCACATGGGGCCAAGATGGAAGCCATGCAAGAATATGGCAGACTCCGTGACGCCGCGCTGCAGTCTGGTCGCGAGCATCTCGAAGAATGCCGCGCCCTGCTATCGGCTGACATCCCTTCTATCCGGACGTTGTGCCACGTTCAGGATCCCTCCTCCTTTGTTCTCGACACCGCCGTTACGGTGAATGCCGACGTCATCGTCATGGGCACCCGCGATTTGAGCCGGCTGGCTGAGGCGTTTATCGGCAGCGTGTCGCACCGCGTCCTCGTCCATTCAACGGT